In the genome of Xenopus laevis strain J_2021 chromosome 1S, Xenopus_laevis_v10.1, whole genome shotgun sequence, one region contains:
- the adh7.S gene encoding class V alcohol dehydrogenase isoform X1 — protein MESAGQVIKCKAAVTWGKNAPFSIEEIEVAPPKAHEVRIKMIATGICRSDHHSIEGKFSSVKFPVIVGHEGVGIVESIGEGVKDIKPGDKVIPLVTPQCGQCQCCKDPRANRCLTIKLERQYGLMADGTSRFTCRGKQIYHFLNTSTFTEYTVVEEIAVAKIDDTATMDSVCLIGCAFSTGYGSVINTAKVHPGSTCVIFGLGGIGLAVIMGCKIAGAGRIIGVDVNPDKFDKAKELGATECINPKDYDKPVAQVIVEQTGGGVDYAFECVGHAETMLAALHSSHFAYGTTVIIGVSASTLSCDPMILLSGRTLKSSMLGAFGQS, from the exons GTTATCAAATGCAAGGCTGCAGTGACTTGGGGAAAAAATGCACCCTTTTCGATTGAGGAGATAGAAGTTGCTCCCCCAAAAGCCCATGAAGTCCGTATTAAG ATGATAGCAACAGGTATCTGTCGGTCAGATCACCATTCAATTGAGGGGaaattttcatctgtaaaattcCCAGTTATTGTTGGCCATGAAGGAGTTGGTATTGTTGAAAGCATTGGCGAAGGTGTGAAAGACATTAAGCCag gagACAAAGTCATTCCACTTGTCACACCTCAATGTGGACAGTGTCAGTGTTGTAAGGATCCAAGGGCTAATAGATGCCTCACAATCAA ACTGGAAAGGCAATATGGACTCATGGCTGATGGCACCAGCAGATTCACCTGCAGAGGGAAGCAAATCTACCACTTCCTGAACACCAGCACCTTTACTGAATACACTGTAGTTGAGGAAATAGCAGTTGCTAAGATTGATGATACTGCAACAATGGATAGTGTCTGTCTCATTGGCTGTGCTTTCTCCACTGGCTATGGGTCTGTAATAAATACtgccaag GTGCACCCAGGATCGACGTGTGTCATATTTGGTTTAGGAGGTATTGGGCTTGCTGTCATTATGGGATGTAAGATAGCTGGGGCTGGTCGCATTATTGGAGTAGATGTCAATCCTGACAAATTTGACAAAGCAAAGGAACTAGGAGCTACTGAATGCATAAACCCCAAGGATTATGATAAACCAGTAGCACAAGTGATTGTGGAGCAGACTGGAGGTGGTGTAGACTATGCATTTGAATGTGTTGGCCACGCTGAGACTATG TTAGCGGCATTACACTCCAGTCACTTTGCATATGGAACTACAGTCATAATTGGAGTATCTGCATCAACTCTTTCCTGTGATCCAATGATCCTTTTGTCTGGTCGCACACTGAAAAGCTCTATGCTTGGAG CATTCGGACAATCTTAA
- the adh7.S gene encoding class V alcohol dehydrogenase (The RefSeq protein has 2 substitutions compared to this genomic sequence) — MESAGQVIKCKAAVTWGKNAPFSIEEIEVAPPKAHEVRIKMIATGICRSDHHSIEGKFSSVKFPVIVGHEGVGIVESIGEGVKDIKPGDKVIPLVTPQCGQCQCCKDPRANRCLTIKLERQYGLMADGTSRFTCRGKQIYHFLNTSTFTEYTVVEEIAVAKIDDTATMDSVCLIGCAFSTGYGSVINTAKVHPGSTCVIFGLGGIGLAVIMGCKIAGAGRIIGVDVNPDKFDKAKELGATECINPKDYDKPVAQVIVEQTGGGVDYAFECVGHAETMLAALHSSHFAYGTTVIIGVSASTLSFDPMILLSGRTLKSSMLGGWKSKDSVPKLVSDYLAKKFDLEKLVTHRLPFQKIDEGFDLLLSGKCIRTILTFKAVD; from the exons GTTATCAAATGCAAGGCTGCAGTGACTTGGGGAAAAAATGCACCCTTTTCGATTGAGGAGATAGAAGTTGCTCCCCCAAAAGCCCATGAAGTCCGTATTAAG ATGATAGCAACAGGTATCTGTCGGTCAGATCACCATTCAATTGAGGGGaaattttcatctgtaaaattcCCAGTTATTGTTGGCCATGAAGGAGTTGGTATTGTTGAAAGCATTGGCGAAGGTGTGAAAGACATTAAGCCag gagACAAAGTCATTCCACTTGTCACACCTCAATGTGGACAGTGTCAGTGTTGTAAGGATCCAAGGGCTAATAGATGCCTCACAATCAA ACTGGAAAGGCAATATGGACTCATGGCTGATGGCACCAGCAGATTCACCTGCAGAGGGAAGCAAATCTACCACTTCCTGAACACCAGCACCTTTACTGAATACACTGTAGTTGAGGAAATAGCAGTTGCTAAGATTGATGATACTGCAACAATGGATAGTGTCTGTCTCATTGGCTGTGCTTTCTCCACTGGCTATGGGTCTGTAATAAATACtgccaag GTGCACCCAGGATCGACGTGTGTCATATTTGGTTTAGGAGGTATTGGGCTTGCTGTCATTATGGGATGTAAGATAGCTGGGGCTGGTCGCATTATTGGAGTAGATGTCAATCCTGACAAATTTGACAAAGCAAAGGAACTAGGAGCTACTGAATGCATAAACCCCAAGGATTATGATAAACCAGTAGCACAAGTGATTGTGGAGCAGACTGGAGGTGGTGTAGACTATGCATTTGAATGTGTTGGCCACGCTGAGACTATG TTAGCGGCATTACACTCCAGTCACTTTGCATATGGAACTACAGTCATAATTGGAGTATCTGCATCAACTCTTTCCTGTGATCCAATGATCCTTTTGTCTGGTCGCACACTGAAAAGCTCTATGCTTGGAG GCTGGAAATCCAAAGACTCTGTTCCAAAATTAGTTTCAGATtacttggcaaaaaaatttgacctGGAAAAGTTGGTGACGCACCGATTACCTTTTCAGAAGATCAATGAAGGATTTGATCTtttgctttctggaaaatg CATTCGGACAATCTTAACATTTAAAGCAGTGGATTGA